In a single window of the Pedococcus dokdonensis genome:
- a CDS encoding serine protein kinase RIO yields MHAFQENDQFSFDSLPDAPPEGERWSSWDGATHGPKPRPDWVITALGAVESDLGVLKTGKEADVHIVRRWIPDGTTTPAVDSFLAAKRYRTGEHRLFHRDAGYHEGRRVRRSREMRAMSRRTEYGKELLSGQWAVAEFEALGTLWEMGLPVPYPVQLSDREMLMEFIGGEGEAAPRLAQTRPAADLLPELFEQLRSSMVTLARRGWTHGDLSPYNVLLHDERLVIIDWPQIVDIIGNPRGFEFLERDVANMCRWFVSKGLEVDEGELLGDLVAEATSRW; encoded by the coding sequence TTGCACGCTTTTCAGGAGAACGACCAGTTCTCGTTTGACAGCCTTCCCGACGCGCCCCCCGAGGGTGAGCGTTGGTCGAGCTGGGACGGTGCCACGCACGGTCCGAAACCCCGACCCGACTGGGTCATCACCGCGCTCGGTGCGGTCGAGTCCGACCTCGGCGTCCTCAAGACGGGCAAGGAGGCGGACGTCCACATCGTCCGCCGCTGGATCCCCGACGGCACCACCACGCCGGCCGTGGACTCGTTCCTCGCCGCCAAGCGCTACCGGACCGGCGAGCACCGCCTGTTCCACCGGGACGCCGGCTACCACGAGGGCCGTCGCGTCCGGCGCAGTCGCGAGATGCGGGCCATGTCCCGGCGCACCGAGTACGGCAAGGAGCTGCTGTCAGGGCAGTGGGCCGTTGCCGAGTTCGAGGCGCTCGGGACGCTGTGGGAGATGGGTCTGCCCGTCCCCTACCCGGTCCAGCTGAGCGACCGCGAGATGCTGATGGAGTTCATCGGCGGCGAGGGCGAGGCGGCACCCCGGCTCGCCCAGACCAGACCGGCCGCAGACCTGCTGCCAGAGCTCTTCGAGCAGCTGCGCAGCTCGATGGTCACCCTCGCCCGGCGTGGGTGGACGCACGGCGACCTGTCGCCCTACAACGTCCTGCTGCACGACGAGCGGCTGGTCATCATCGACTGGCCGCAGATCGTGGACATCATCGGCAACCCCCGCGGCTTCGAGTTCCTGGAACGCGATGTCGCCAACATGTGCCGGTGGTTCGTCAGCAAGGGGCTCGAGGTCGACGAGGGCGAGCTGCTCGGCGACCTGGTCGCCGAGGCGACGTCGCGCTGGTAG
- a CDS encoding alpha/beta fold hydrolase, with translation MATLTRRSLLAGAAGAGAVALAGCRGSGAVPVRSGTLRSSHLPGHVLNWQLAQAPSPSGSSAAAPVVVVLHGKGGDASHAFRIMKLHEHVKETGLTLASVDGGDFYWHARRVGVDTGAMVIDDFLPLVRRETGYEGKVAFLGWSMGGYGSLLLASELGPDAVFAVVAESAALWTAPELSAEGAFDDRADFIAHDVFRRTDVLSKIPVRMDCGRSDPFVPGNKAFGKALPSAELTFDKGGHTAEYWTSHGGPQLEWVRRQYDRQ, from the coding sequence ATGGCCACGCTGACCCGCCGCTCCCTGCTCGCCGGAGCGGCGGGGGCCGGCGCCGTGGCCCTTGCGGGCTGCCGTGGCTCCGGTGCCGTGCCAGTGCGGTCCGGCACCCTGCGCAGCAGCCACCTGCCCGGGCACGTGCTGAACTGGCAGCTGGCCCAAGCCCCGTCGCCGTCCGGTTCAAGCGCCGCCGCGCCGGTGGTCGTGGTGCTGCACGGCAAGGGCGGCGACGCCTCACACGCGTTCCGGATCATGAAGCTGCACGAGCACGTGAAGGAGACCGGCCTGACCCTCGCCTCCGTCGACGGGGGTGACTTCTACTGGCACGCCCGCCGGGTCGGTGTCGACACCGGGGCGATGGTCATCGACGACTTCCTGCCGCTCGTGCGCCGTGAGACCGGCTACGAGGGCAAGGTCGCCTTCCTGGGCTGGTCGATGGGGGGCTACGGTTCGCTGCTGCTGGCCAGCGAGCTCGGACCCGACGCGGTGTTCGCGGTCGTCGCGGAGAGCGCCGCCCTCTGGACCGCGCCGGAGCTCAGCGCGGAGGGCGCGTTCGACGACCGCGCGGACTTCATCGCCCACGACGTGTTCAGGCGCACGGACGTGCTGTCGAAGATCCCGGTGCGGATGGACTGCGGGCGCTCCGACCCCTTCGTCCCCGGCAACAAGGCGTTCGGAAAGGCGCTCCCGTCGGCCGAGCTCACCTTCGACAAGGGTGGGCACACCGCGGAGTACTGGACCAGCCACGGCGGCCCGCAGCTCGAGTGGGTGCGCCGTCAGTACGACCGTCAGTAG
- a CDS encoding acyl-CoA dehydrogenase family protein, with amino-acid sequence MSRLQQTDGLTEEQIELVKLVREFVDEQIIPVAQELEHQDEYPTEIVEGMKEMGIFGLMIPEEYGGLGESLLTYALVVEEIARGWMSVSGIVNTHFIVAYMLLQHGTEEQKQRYLPRMATGEVRGAFSMSEPGLGSDVSAIRTKAVRDGDTDNWSITGQKMWLTNGGSANLVAVLVKTDLGAESVYKNMTTFLVEKEPGFGETAQGVTIPGKIEKMGYKGVDTTELVLEGHRTTSAQILGGEPGKGFYQMMDGVEVGRVNVAARACGVSMRAFELGIAYSQQRETFGKKIAEHQGILFRLADMATKVEASHQMMVKAARLKDSGARNDLEAGMAKYLAAENCADVVEQSFRIHGGYGYSKEYEIERLYREAPMLLIGEGTAEIQKMIIGRRLLEDFKLK; translated from the coding sequence ATGTCCAGACTGCAGCAGACCGATGGCCTGACCGAGGAGCAGATCGAGCTGGTGAAGCTCGTGCGCGAGTTCGTCGACGAGCAGATCATCCCGGTGGCGCAGGAGCTCGAGCACCAGGACGAGTACCCCACCGAGATCGTCGAGGGCATGAAGGAGATGGGGATCTTCGGGCTGATGATCCCCGAGGAGTACGGCGGCCTGGGCGAGTCGCTGCTCACCTACGCGCTGGTGGTCGAGGAGATCGCCCGCGGCTGGATGTCGGTGAGCGGCATCGTCAACACCCACTTCATCGTCGCCTACATGCTGCTGCAGCACGGCACCGAGGAGCAGAAGCAGCGCTACCTGCCGCGGATGGCGACCGGCGAGGTGCGCGGCGCCTTCTCGATGAGCGAGCCCGGCCTCGGCTCGGACGTCTCCGCGATCCGCACCAAGGCGGTGCGCGACGGCGACACCGACAACTGGTCGATCACCGGTCAGAAGATGTGGCTCACCAACGGCGGCAGTGCGAATCTCGTTGCGGTGCTGGTGAAGACGGACCTCGGCGCCGAGTCGGTCTACAAGAACATGACGACCTTCCTCGTGGAGAAGGAGCCCGGCTTCGGCGAGACCGCCCAGGGCGTCACCATCCCGGGGAAGATCGAGAAGATGGGCTACAAGGGCGTCGACACGACCGAGCTCGTCCTCGAGGGGCACCGGACGACCAGCGCGCAGATCCTCGGCGGCGAGCCCGGCAAGGGCTTCTACCAGATGATGGACGGCGTCGAGGTCGGTCGCGTCAACGTCGCCGCCCGCGCCTGCGGGGTGTCGATGCGAGCCTTCGAGCTGGGGATCGCCTACTCCCAGCAGCGCGAGACGTTCGGCAAGAAGATCGCCGAGCACCAGGGCATCCTCTTCCGGCTGGCCGACATGGCCACCAAGGTCGAGGCCAGCCACCAGATGATGGTCAAGGCCGCCCGGCTCAAGGACTCCGGCGCGCGCAACGACCTCGAGGCCGGGATGGCCAAGTACCTCGCCGCCGAGAACTGCGCGGACGTCGTCGAGCAGTCGTTCCGGATCCACGGCGGCTACGGCTACTCCAAGGAGTACGAGATCGAGCGCCTCTACCGCGAGGCCCCGATGCTGCTGATCGGCGAGGGCACCGCCGAGATCCAGAAGATGATCATCGGCCGCCGCCT